A part of Pieris napi chromosome 9, ilPieNapi1.2, whole genome shotgun sequence genomic DNA contains:
- the LOC125052295 gene encoding uridine phosphorylase 1 isoform X1, producing MSLNGVAVENGVKHNGEKNGIYQDSSNHQPHRTTYEEEFTQNYPEVDNLDGVRYPDGSVRLRNPNIELMDQDILYHLALGSGSHDLVEMFGDVKFVCMGGTPKRMEQFAYNIMAEIGHKLPCGTTLQDISHFSYRYSMYKVGPVLSISHGMGIPSVGILLHEVIKLMYHAKVRDPVFFRIGTCGGIGHEGGTVIISEEVVDGALRNVLELTVLGKTLQRPAKLDRRLARELKAMGDPEDPYDTVTGKTMCTYDFYEGQGRLDGAFCDFTENDKMEYLESIHKSGVVNIEMESLAFAALTHHAGIKAAVICVTLLDRLKGDQVLAPKEVLDEWQQRPTKLVSRHIKRYLQMKGRLSLDGHGSIAVKSPRRFKLVQQESETYD from the exons atgtctTTAAATGGAGTGGCCGTGGAAAATGGCGTGAAGCACAATGGTGAGAAAAATGGAATCTACCAGGACAGTTCAAATCATCAGCCACATCGAACGACTTACGAAGAGGAATTTACCCAAAATTACCCGGAGGTCGACAATTTGGATGGTGTtag gtatccGGATGGCTCGGTGCGTCTCCGGAATCCGAATATTGAACTCATGGATCAAGACATATTGTACCACCTGGCGTTGGGAAGTGGCTCCCATGACTTGGTCGAGATGTTTGGGGATgttaag tttgtCTGCATGGGCGGAACTCCCAAACGAATGGAGCAGTTTGCCTACAACATAATGGCAGAAATTGGCCACAAATTGCCATGCGGGACTACGCTGCAGGACATCAGTCATTTTTCCTACCGCTACTCTATGTATAAAGTTGGACCTGTGCTGTCTATAAGT CATGGTATGGGAATTCCATCAGTGGGCATTCTACTCCACGAAGTCATAAAGCTTATGTACCACGCTAAAGTTCGGGACCCCGTGTTCTTCAGGATAGGGACTTGTGGCGGTATCGGTCATGAGGGTGGTACAGTGATCATTTCAGAGGAAGTCGTCGATGGAGCACTTCGTAATGTCCTTGAATTG acAGTTCTTGGAAAGACGCTTCAAAGACCAGCAAAATTGGATAGAAGGCTTGCACGAGAACTCAAGGCTATGGGAGATCCGGAGGATCCTTATGACACAGTGACAGGCAAAACTATGTGCACTTACGATTTTTATGaag GTCAAGGTCGTCTAGACGGTGCATTCTGCGACTTCACAGAAAATGATAAAATGGAATATTTGGAGAGTATTCATAAATCGGGTGTGGTGAATATAGAAATGGAGTCGTTGGCTTTCGCAGCACTTACTCATCATGCTGGTATTAAGGCGGCTGTCATCTGCGTCACCCTATTGGACAGATTGAAAGGAGATCAG gttCTAGCTCCAAAGGAAGTCTTGGATGAGTGGCAGCAACGTCCGACAAAACTTGTTTCTCGCCACATTAAAAG atACCTACAGATGAAAGGACGTCTGTCCTTAGACGGACATGGTTCTATCGCTGTAAAGAGTCCACGTAGATTCAAGCTGGTCCAGCAAGAGTCTGAAACCTACGACTAA
- the LOC125052297 gene encoding tetraspanin-13 isoform X2: MCGGFTCSKNALIALNILYVVVASILISVAVYGQASALTTLPIVGGIMACGILLILISLLGLAGAVKHHQVMLFFYMVILFLLFLVQFSIACACLGVNSDQQEMLAQQGWNSVDLDMKEQVQERFQCCSFKSRAIAPNATLDYPSCAVVDGNCCNHMTITDKCKCEPCMEKLKETIDYAFKLCGGIGLFFSFTEFLGVWLTVRYRNQKDPRANPSAFL; this comes from the exons ATGTGTGGAGGTTTTACGTGCTCTAAAAATGCTCTTATAGCATTAAACATTCTCTATGTG gTTGTGGCCTCAATTCTTATATCAGTAGCTGTCTATGGCCAGGCTTCAGCTTTAACAACCTTACCTATAGTTGGAGGGATAATGGCTTGTGGAATTTTACTAATTCTAATATCACTACTGGGTTTAGCTGGTGCTGTGAAGCATCATCAAGTCATGTTATTCTTT taCATGgtgattttatttcttttgtttctgGTGCAGTTTTCAATTGCTTGTGCTTGTCTTGGAGTTAATTCTGACCAGCAAGAGATGCTGGCACAACAG GGATGGAATTCAGTTGATCTGGATATGAAGGAGCAAGTGCAGGAGAGATTCCAATGTTGCAGCTTTAAAAGCAGAGCAATTGCACCAAATGCCACCTTGGATTACCCTTCATGTGCTGTTGTTGAT GGAAATTGCTGTAACCACATGACAATCACAGATAAATGTAAATGTGAGCCATGTATGGAGAAGCTGAAGGAAACCATAGATTATGCATTTAAACTGTGTGGTGGAATTGGACTGTTCTTCAGCTTTACCGAg TTTCTGGGTGTGTGGTTGACTGTAAGGTATCGCAATCAGAAGGATCCACGTGCTAACCCTAGCGCGTTTCTTTGA
- the LOC125052297 gene encoding tetraspanin-13 isoform X1, with protein sequence MCGGFTCSKNALIALNILYVVVASILISVAVYGQASALTTLPIVGGIMACGILLILISLLGLAGAVKHHQVMLFFYMVILFLLFLVQFSIACACLGVNSDQQEMLAQQGWNSVDLDMKEQVQERFQCCSFKSRAIAPNATLDYPSCAVVDGNCCNHMTITDKCKCEPCMEKLKETIDYAFKLCGGIGLFFSFTELFAVWIARRYRNQPDPNYKEPHAVFPRQNYLY encoded by the exons ATGTGTGGAGGTTTTACGTGCTCTAAAAATGCTCTTATAGCATTAAACATTCTCTATGTG gTTGTGGCCTCAATTCTTATATCAGTAGCTGTCTATGGCCAGGCTTCAGCTTTAACAACCTTACCTATAGTTGGAGGGATAATGGCTTGTGGAATTTTACTAATTCTAATATCACTACTGGGTTTAGCTGGTGCTGTGAAGCATCATCAAGTCATGTTATTCTTT taCATGgtgattttatttcttttgtttctgGTGCAGTTTTCAATTGCTTGTGCTTGTCTTGGAGTTAATTCTGACCAGCAAGAGATGCTGGCACAACAG GGATGGAATTCAGTTGATCTGGATATGAAGGAGCAAGTGCAGGAGAGATTCCAATGTTGCAGCTTTAAAAGCAGAGCAATTGCACCAAATGCCACCTTGGATTACCCTTCATGTGCTGTTGTTGAT GGAAATTGCTGTAACCACATGACAATCACAGATAAATGTAAATGTGAGCCATGTATGGAGAAGCTGAAGGAAACCATAGATTATGCATTTAAACTGTGTGGTGGAATTGGACTGTTCTTCAGCTTTACCGAg CTGTTCGCTGTATGGATCGCCCGACGTTATCGCAACCAACCGGACCCAAACTACAAAGAGCCACATGCTGTATTCCCTAGACAAAACTACTTATATTGA
- the LOC125052294 gene encoding uncharacterized protein LOC125052294, producing the protein MRIKLVWILFLILPFILVRTQPIQTQIPPQTYRNDDQKINSAQLLPKQEHKSDEDGQIISVRITSSVAVGRGSFDGKPGLGTHDIERTTIEPITTSTADFTGSFDTDTNYESMTTTFQTTEALTDYPPHLAGANIEFIKQLQAKKESRALLISEPAYQIPTSYEMSNNTEQDPLLQETIIGNVNENDKVMEDIPLARSIPLSYSSKSFIHRQGDNNQKLTTVSFNIVHETPKLLNYNKQNSASSDTNLSGEKFYNEPARVYSEPAKIYSEPAKYYSEPAKIYSEPAKFYSEPAKVYSVPAKIYSKPAKYYSEPASLHLSQKSIPPNRNEWLPQTGTTNFSSTYSTTPSNHPYIKNVDKIIEHQPEKNYEIEEKVSVQTDGRSHGEQANNPENCKQENCKVGYVVEGRQFRKYRVEERTSDGFIVGEYGVVRNEDGALRGVRYTADSEASPRLIHDALMKFLQLK; encoded by the coding sequence ATTTTGCCGTTTATATTGGTAAGGACGCAACCAATACAGACTCAAATTCCACCGCAAACTTACAGAAATGACgaccaaaaaataaattctgcTCAATTATTACCAAAGCAAGAACATAAATCAGATGAAGACGGCCAGATAATATCTGTTAGGATAACGTCTTCCGTGGCTGTTGGAAGAGGATCATTTGATGGAAAACCAGGTCTTGGAACTCACGACATTGAGCGGACTACGATTGAACCTATCACAACATCCACTGCTGATTTTACAGGATCTTTTGACACAGATACCAATTATGAATCAATGACTACTACTTTTCAGACAACAGAAGCTTTGACAGATTATCCACCCCATCTTGCTGGTGCTAATATTGAGTTTATAAAACAACTTCAAGCTAAAAAAGAATCACGAGCTTTACTTATATCTGAACCAGCATATCAAATACCAACGAGTTATGAAATGTCAAATAACACAGAACAAGATCCATTATTACAGGAAACGATTATTGGTAATGTAAatgaaaatgataaagtaaTGGAAGATATTCCGCTAGCTAGATCAATTCCCCTATCTTATTCAtctaaaagttttattcaCAGACAAGGagataataatcaaaaactaACAACTGTCAGTTTTAACATAGTGCATGAGACACCAAAgctattaaattacaataaacaaaattcagCTAGTAGCGATACAAATCTCTCTGGAGAGAAGTTTTACAATGAACCTGCAAGAGTTTACAGCGAACCTGCTAAAATTTATAGTGAACCTGCGAAATATTATAGCGAACCTGCTAAAATTTATAGTGAACCTGCGAAGTTTTACAGTGAACCAGCAAAAGTATATAGTGTACCTGCTAAAATTTATAGCAAACCAGCAAAATATTACAGCGAGCCAGCGTCATTAcatttatctcaaaaatcaATTCCACCTAATCGCAACGAATGGCTTCCCCAAACTGGTACTACTAATTTCTCTAGTACTTATAGTACTACGCCCTCTAATCACCCTTACATAAAAAACGTAGACAAAATAATTGAACATCAACCTGAGAAGAACTACGAAATTGAGGAAAAAGTAAGCGTTCAGACTGATGGTCGCAGTCACGGTGAACAAGCTAACAATCCTGAAAATTGCAAACAAGAAAACTGTAAAGTAGGATATGTTGTGGAaggaagacaatttagaaAATACCGCGTAGAAGAAAGGACATCAGACGGCTTCATAGTCGGAGAATATGGAGTAGTGAGAAACGAAGACGGGGCGTTGAGAGGAGTCCGGTACACGGCAGACAGTGAAGCTAGTCCTCGTCTCATTCACGATGCACTTATGAAGTTCCTACAGCTCAagtag
- the LOC125052295 gene encoding uridine phosphorylase 1 isoform X2 — MSFDTDELRDEYPDGSVRLRNPNIELMDQDILYHLALGSGSHDLVEMFGDVKFVCMGGTPKRMEQFAYNIMAEIGHKLPCGTTLQDISHFSYRYSMYKVGPVLSISHGMGIPSVGILLHEVIKLMYHAKVRDPVFFRIGTCGGIGHEGGTVIISEEVVDGALRNVLELTVLGKTLQRPAKLDRRLARELKAMGDPEDPYDTVTGKTMCTYDFYEGQGRLDGAFCDFTENDKMEYLESIHKSGVVNIEMESLAFAALTHHAGIKAAVICVTLLDRLKGDQVLAPKEVLDEWQQRPTKLVSRHIKRYLQMKGRLSLDGHGSIAVKSPRRFKLVQQESETYD; from the exons ATGTCCTTCGATACTGATGAGCTTCGTGACGA gtatccGGATGGCTCGGTGCGTCTCCGGAATCCGAATATTGAACTCATGGATCAAGACATATTGTACCACCTGGCGTTGGGAAGTGGCTCCCATGACTTGGTCGAGATGTTTGGGGATgttaag tttgtCTGCATGGGCGGAACTCCCAAACGAATGGAGCAGTTTGCCTACAACATAATGGCAGAAATTGGCCACAAATTGCCATGCGGGACTACGCTGCAGGACATCAGTCATTTTTCCTACCGCTACTCTATGTATAAAGTTGGACCTGTGCTGTCTATAAGT CATGGTATGGGAATTCCATCAGTGGGCATTCTACTCCACGAAGTCATAAAGCTTATGTACCACGCTAAAGTTCGGGACCCCGTGTTCTTCAGGATAGGGACTTGTGGCGGTATCGGTCATGAGGGTGGTACAGTGATCATTTCAGAGGAAGTCGTCGATGGAGCACTTCGTAATGTCCTTGAATTG acAGTTCTTGGAAAGACGCTTCAAAGACCAGCAAAATTGGATAGAAGGCTTGCACGAGAACTCAAGGCTATGGGAGATCCGGAGGATCCTTATGACACAGTGACAGGCAAAACTATGTGCACTTACGATTTTTATGaag GTCAAGGTCGTCTAGACGGTGCATTCTGCGACTTCACAGAAAATGATAAAATGGAATATTTGGAGAGTATTCATAAATCGGGTGTGGTGAATATAGAAATGGAGTCGTTGGCTTTCGCAGCACTTACTCATCATGCTGGTATTAAGGCGGCTGTCATCTGCGTCACCCTATTGGACAGATTGAAAGGAGATCAG gttCTAGCTCCAAAGGAAGTCTTGGATGAGTGGCAGCAACGTCCGACAAAACTTGTTTCTCGCCACATTAAAAG atACCTACAGATGAAAGGACGTCTGTCCTTAGACGGACATGGTTCTATCGCTGTAAAGAGTCCACGTAGATTCAAGCTGGTCCAGCAAGAGTCTGAAACCTACGACTAA